From a single Paenibacillus sp. FSL W8-0426 genomic region:
- a CDS encoding ABC transporter permease subunit yields the protein MTAFLKNLFKNRVLLFMVLPGAIWFLFFSYLPLVGTIAAFKEYRFSREGFWASLIKSEWVGWDNFKFLFSTNDAWLITRNTLLYNVAIIFLGLVFAVGLAVLLSELVNKRLAKTYQTAMFLPYFLSWVIVGYFVFSFLSMDRGMLNQILGWFGAEPVQWYSETKYWPYILILVALWKTVGYNSIVYLASILGIDRSLYEAAMIDGASKWQQIRNITIPMLSPIIIIMTLLAVGRIFYADFGLFYQVPRDSGTLYAVTNVIDTYVYRGLKVSGEIGMSTAAGLYQSVVGFVLVIISNYVVRRIDKDSSLF from the coding sequence ATGACTGCATTTTTGAAAAACCTGTTCAAAAACCGGGTTTTGCTGTTCATGGTGCTGCCAGGCGCCATCTGGTTTCTATTTTTCTCGTATTTGCCGCTCGTAGGCACCATCGCCGCGTTCAAGGAGTACCGATTCAGCCGCGAAGGCTTTTGGGCAAGCCTGATCAAGAGCGAATGGGTAGGCTGGGACAACTTCAAATTTTTGTTCAGCACCAACGATGCCTGGCTGATCACGCGCAACACGCTGCTGTACAACGTTGCCATCATTTTTCTGGGCCTCGTATTTGCGGTCGGGCTTGCCGTTCTGTTATCCGAGCTTGTGAACAAACGGCTGGCGAAAACGTACCAAACGGCCATGTTCCTGCCATACTTCCTGTCCTGGGTCATCGTCGGTTATTTCGTGTTCAGCTTTCTGAGCATGGACCGCGGCATGCTGAACCAGATTTTGGGCTGGTTTGGAGCTGAACCGGTTCAGTGGTATTCGGAAACGAAGTATTGGCCATACATCCTGATTCTCGTCGCTCTATGGAAAACGGTGGGTTACAACAGCATCGTCTACCTGGCCTCGATTCTGGGTATCGACCGTTCGCTCTATGAAGCCGCGATGATCGACGGCGCGAGCAAATGGCAGCAGATTCGGAACATTACGATCCCGATGCTGTCTCCCATCATTATTATCATGACCCTGCTTGCGGTCGGGCGCATTTTTTATGCGGACTTCGGGCTGTTCTACCAGGTGCCGCGCGACTCGGGAACGTTATACGCCGTGACCAACGTGATCGACACATACGTGTACCGTGGTCTGAAGGTCAGCGGAGAGATCGGCATGAGCACTGCGGCAGGCTTGTATCAATCCGTCGTCGGTTTCGTGCTTGTCATCATTTCCAACTACGTCGTCCGCAGAATCGACAAGGACAGCAGCCTGTTCTGA
- a CDS encoding ABC transporter substrate-binding protein, whose translation MSKQRRRFSHILALFMAFTLVLTACGGSNNAAEPGDSDNADDKPVELIWYTIGTPQKDVDKVMEEVSKYTKEKINATVKMKMVDWGDYPQKMQVNVASGEPMDILFTASGGFDYVQNARKGAFLELDDLLTEYGKDLTATINPAFLEGSKVDGHNYGIPANKELPQQEVWRFNQTLLDKYNLDISGVRSLESLEPLLKVIKEKEPSITPFAMDKNYVPYVPYDYVIQNLPMAVKLDTTDYKIVNILETPEMKEALTTMRKYYKAGYVSPEAATTGSTNDLTTSGKWFLDRAQTQPLADNLWSASYGYPVVSTPASDAIITNTSVQGSIMAISANSEYPEKAMEFLNLLNTDPVLRNMVDSGIEGVHYKMVDDLHMENLPESKNYDMPSYSLGNNMLLNLNSNDPDDKWDQFKKFNEEGVNSPILSFNFDASNVSAELTAVQNVKEQYWAALMTGTLDPETNLDQVIEKFNQAGLEKVMAEAQTQLDAWRAANQ comes from the coding sequence ATGAGTAAACAAAGAAGACGTTTTTCTCACATCCTTGCATTATTCATGGCCTTTACGCTTGTTCTGACAGCGTGCGGGGGGAGCAACAACGCCGCAGAACCGGGAGATTCGGACAATGCGGATGACAAGCCGGTAGAGCTGATCTGGTACACCATCGGCACGCCGCAAAAAGACGTCGACAAGGTCATGGAGGAAGTCAGCAAATATACCAAAGAAAAAATCAATGCCACGGTAAAGATGAAAATGGTGGACTGGGGCGATTACCCGCAAAAAATGCAGGTTAACGTCGCCTCGGGTGAACCGATGGACATTCTGTTTACCGCTTCGGGCGGATTCGATTACGTGCAAAACGCCAGAAAAGGCGCCTTCTTGGAGCTGGACGATCTGCTTACCGAGTACGGCAAGGACCTGACGGCAACGATCAACCCTGCTTTCCTGGAAGGGTCGAAGGTGGATGGCCACAACTACGGCATTCCGGCGAACAAAGAGCTTCCGCAGCAGGAAGTATGGAGATTCAACCAAACGCTGCTGGACAAATATAACCTGGACATTTCCGGCGTTCGCAGCCTGGAGAGTTTGGAGCCGCTGCTGAAAGTCATCAAGGAAAAGGAACCGAGCATCACACCGTTTGCCATGGACAAAAACTACGTGCCATACGTTCCGTATGACTACGTCATTCAAAACCTGCCGATGGCCGTCAAATTGGATACGACGGATTACAAAATCGTGAACATCCTGGAGACGCCGGAAATGAAGGAAGCACTCACAACGATGCGCAAATACTACAAGGCTGGTTACGTATCGCCGGAAGCGGCAACCACCGGTTCAACCAATGACCTGACAACGTCGGGCAAATGGTTCCTGGATCGGGCGCAGACGCAGCCGCTTGCCGACAACCTGTGGTCCGCAAGCTACGGTTACCCGGTCGTTTCGACGCCGGCAAGTGACGCGATCATTACGAACACATCCGTTCAAGGTTCGATCATGGCCATCTCCGCGAATTCCGAATATCCGGAGAAAGCGATGGAATTCCTCAACCTGCTGAATACGGACCCTGTTCTGCGCAACATGGTGGATTCCGGCATCGAAGGCGTCCATTACAAAATGGTGGATGACCTGCATATGGAAAATCTGCCTGAGTCCAAAAATTACGACATGCCTTCCTACTCGCTCGGCAACAACATGCTGCTCAACCTGAACAGCAACGATCCGGACGACAAGTGGGATCAATTCAAAAAATTCAACGAAGAAGGGGTCAACTCTCCGATTCTGAGCTTCAACTTCGATGCAAGCAACGTGTCCGCCGAACTGACGGCCGTGCAAAACGTGAAGGAACAATACTGGGCGGCACTGATGACCGGCACGCTCGACCCGGAAACCAACCTGGACCAAGTGATCGAGAAGTTCAATCAGGCCGGGCTGGAGAAGGTGATGGCCGAAGCGCAAACGCAGCTGGACGCGTGGAGAGCGGCGAATCAATAG
- a CDS encoding response regulator transcription factor, which produces MYNVCIVDDEPFIIEGLYDLVDWPAFGLQIVGHASHGKTALDVLAEQRVDILVTDISMPVMGGLELIREARRVQPELKVIILSGFNEFEYLKEGMKLGIENYLLKPINVEELESTLRNAVSKLHHVSAADTPYDAYGMQILKDNIFHRWLNGQIAMREFEERTRTMNLSLPASHFAVAILRAKGEESGLFARTVEQLANEEHLHTFRDQDGDVVVIANLNETQAAQQAFVNRMTELSERLIRTHPSLLIGAGSLVAGLDQASTSYQEAKRALQYVMIYPELRVIDHAQLAAADVSAEGGRSSSSLDWKEYAKLMLARNTMQLADTIRADFEHYRERATPAVLRSTALELVIRFKMELESIRHAEELPLFEQALRRITESETFDDLVSALQQVGTEAIRCLQQDMKNPIVAQVLQHIDEHYAEELSLKLLGAKYHLHPVYLGQLFQKETGETFAEYINKYRIERAKEQLRSSNRKVHEIARNVGYWETGYFYKQFRKYVGISPTDFKVMG; this is translated from the coding sequence ATGTACAACGTGTGCATTGTGGATGACGAGCCGTTTATCATTGAGGGGTTATACGATCTGGTGGATTGGCCCGCATTCGGTCTTCAAATCGTGGGGCATGCAAGCCATGGAAAGACCGCGCTGGACGTGCTTGCGGAGCAGCGGGTGGATATTCTGGTCACGGACATTTCGATGCCGGTCATGGGCGGGCTTGAGCTGATCCGGGAGGCAAGACGGGTGCAGCCGGAGTTAAAGGTCATCATCCTTAGCGGATTCAACGAATTCGAATATTTAAAAGAAGGCATGAAGCTTGGCATCGAAAATTACTTGCTCAAGCCGATCAATGTGGAAGAACTCGAATCGACGCTGCGGAATGCCGTCTCCAAGCTTCATCACGTTTCGGCGGCGGATACGCCTTACGATGCGTACGGCATGCAAATTTTGAAGGACAACATTTTTCATCGCTGGCTGAACGGGCAGATCGCCATGCGGGAGTTCGAGGAACGGACCCGAACGATGAATCTCTCTTTGCCGGCATCGCATTTTGCCGTGGCCATTCTTCGTGCGAAGGGAGAAGAATCCGGCTTGTTCGCTCGAACGGTCGAGCAGCTGGCGAATGAAGAACATCTTCACACGTTTCGCGATCAGGATGGGGATGTCGTTGTCATTGCAAACCTGAACGAGACGCAGGCTGCGCAGCAGGCTTTTGTGAATCGTATGACGGAGCTGTCGGAACGCCTGATTCGCACACATCCCTCGCTGTTGATCGGAGCGGGAAGCCTTGTTGCCGGGTTGGATCAGGCATCTACCAGCTATCAGGAGGCGAAAAGGGCGCTCCAATATGTCATGATCTATCCCGAACTGCGGGTGATTGACCATGCGCAGTTGGCAGCCGCAGACGTGTCCGCCGAAGGCGGACGCTCTTCTTCTTCGCTCGATTGGAAGGAATACGCCAAACTGATGCTGGCCCGGAATACGATGCAGCTGGCAGATACGATTCGCGCCGATTTCGAACATTACAGGGAGAGGGCGACGCCTGCCGTTCTGCGCAGCACCGCTTTGGAGCTGGTCATTCGTTTCAAAATGGAACTGGAGAGCATCCGGCATGCGGAAGAACTGCCCCTCTTCGAACAGGCCCTCCGCCGCATTACGGAGAGTGAGACGTTCGACGACTTGGTAAGTGCCTTGCAGCAGGTCGGAACGGAGGCGATCCGCTGCCTGCAGCAGGACATGAAAAACCCGATCGTTGCGCAAGTGCTGCAGCATATCGACGAACATTATGCAGAGGAGCTGTCGTTGAAGCTTCTGGGTGCCAAATATCATCTTCATCCGGTATATTTGGGACAGCTGTTTCAGAAAGAGACGGGCGAAACGTTTGCCGAATACATCAACAAATACCGGATCGAACGCGCCAAGGAGCAGCTGAGAAGCTCCAACCGGAAAGTGCATGAAATCGCCAGAAACGTAGGGTATTGGGAGACAGGATATTTTTATAAACAGTTCCGCAAATACGTGGGCATATCGCCAACCGATTTCAAAGTGATGGGGTAG
- a CDS encoding histidine kinase, whose product MFMKMLLIFSVISIVTVITLSYIIYLSVSDSIIRRELDIQKAAMESVDRYLRLKAESVQNMVRDIHQNEALLSNVVYLMNHDYADYVQHLTNGYYANQDDYSADVLKHFQNTMDRNPDMKQVILYSAERQDMSTFGNGRPFRKLDANSAHSYIPDVMAMESPSIGAPNPWIRKAVNELDPALYSIRVPLNDPQTLRNMGQFLVFLDSADIASSLASYEDNLKGEIVVLSAKGNVLFDSKNEFYGKSYPYLNVVESLFEQTDLDSMKKERNRYINKFVSADQGYVVVGSIPAAEMAEAYQGIRNTILMISTVCILFAVLVPAFFIINFAKRARKIIRFTQMVKYGNLKARIDDPRDDELGQISHSFNDMLDELNLYIERVYKAEIRQKETELVALQARINPHFLYNTLEVIRMRAVSQGARDVGEMIYSLSVLFKSLVQQKKNYTLRDEMEACRLYLELFRIRYKDNFIYTIQLDPELYALPAVKLSLQPIVENYVVHGMRTECSDNKLSIVVKRDNDVIQVDIRDNGKGITPERLTEIAEELERPEESGQMFGLRSVHSRLRFLYGPRFGIRVQSIVGEGTFIQVRYPYTEGKGA is encoded by the coding sequence ATGTTCATGAAAATGCTGCTGATTTTTTCGGTCATCTCCATTGTCACGGTGATCACGCTGTCCTACATCATCTACCTTTCCGTATCGGATTCCATCATCCGCCGGGAATTGGATATCCAGAAAGCCGCGATGGAAAGCGTGGACCGTTATCTTCGCCTCAAGGCCGAATCGGTGCAAAACATGGTCAGGGACATCCATCAGAATGAAGCGCTGCTGTCCAATGTCGTTTACTTGATGAACCATGATTATGCCGATTACGTGCAGCATCTGACGAACGGGTATTACGCGAACCAGGATGATTATTCGGCTGACGTGCTGAAGCATTTTCAGAACACGATGGATCGCAATCCGGATATGAAACAGGTGATCCTTTACAGCGCGGAGCGTCAGGACATGTCCACCTTTGGCAACGGCAGGCCGTTCCGCAAGCTGGACGCCAATTCGGCACATTCGTACATTCCCGACGTGATGGCAATGGAGTCGCCCAGCATCGGAGCGCCGAACCCGTGGATCCGCAAAGCTGTAAACGAGCTTGATCCTGCGCTGTATTCGATCCGCGTACCGCTGAACGACCCGCAAACGTTAAGAAATATGGGACAATTTCTCGTGTTTCTCGACTCGGCGGACATTGCCAGCTCACTGGCAAGCTACGAAGACAACCTTAAGGGCGAAATCGTCGTGTTGTCGGCCAAGGGCAACGTATTGTTTGACTCGAAGAACGAATTTTACGGAAAATCCTACCCCTACCTGAATGTCGTTGAATCCCTCTTCGAGCAGACCGATCTGGACTCGATGAAGAAAGAACGCAACAGGTATATCAACAAGTTCGTTTCCGCCGACCAGGGATATGTCGTCGTTGGCAGCATTCCCGCGGCGGAGATGGCCGAGGCTTACCAAGGCATTCGCAACACCATCCTGATGATCAGCACGGTCTGTATCTTGTTCGCGGTGCTGGTTCCGGCTTTTTTCATCATCAACTTCGCGAAGCGTGCGCGCAAAATCATCAGGTTCACGCAAATGGTGAAATACGGCAACCTGAAGGCGAGAATCGACGATCCGCGCGACGACGAACTGGGTCAAATCTCGCACAGCTTCAACGACATGCTGGATGAGCTGAACTTGTATATTGAACGCGTTTATAAAGCCGAGATCAGGCAGAAGGAAACGGAGCTGGTGGCATTGCAGGCGCGAATCAATCCGCATTTCCTGTATAACACGCTGGAGGTCATCCGTATGAGAGCCGTGTCGCAGGGGGCGAGGGACGTCGGCGAAATGATTTACAGCCTGTCCGTACTGTTCAAAAGCCTGGTGCAGCAGAAAAAAAACTATACGCTCAGGGACGAGATGGAAGCCTGCCGATTGTATCTGGAGCTGTTTCGCATCCGGTACAAAGACAATTTCATCTATACGATCCAATTGGACCCCGAACTGTACGCACTTCCTGCGGTCAAGCTTTCCCTGCAGCCCATCGTCGAAAATTATGTGGTGCACGGCATGCGGACCGAATGCTCGGACAACAAGCTGTCGATCGTGGTCAAACGGGACAATGACGTCATTCAGGTGGACATTAGGGACAATGGCAAAGGCATCACGCCCGAGCGGTTGACGGAAATTGCGGAGGAATTGGAGCGGCCGGAGGAGTCGGGCCAGATGTTCGGACTGCGCAGCGTGCACAGCCGACTGCGTTTCCTGTACGGTCCGAGATTCGGGATTCGGGTGCAGAGCATCGTTGGGGAAGGGACATTCATTCAGGTGCGATATCCTTATACAGAAGGGAAAGGTGCATGA
- a CDS encoding DnaD domain protein: MRMNNLLHFTEHHRYCVYREFGLSALDDRMLTGAYQPMVGAFAIGLYRLLFQHLPGEQVGYSPLEQQRRLFMTLGLEPSEKGRKYLAEQASKLEAVGLLQTSRLYIPENDDYIYEYELQAPLSPAEFFRTQHLTLLLRDKIGKFAVLSLRAGFSALESGEAPYPAAANKENISVPFYEIFELNTHVIDYELEQALSEVSTSAQRGVAKIGMEEPTLNYADIILRFPRESANRRHVEKLRFDHEQLGSVNYVVNKFNLSVQDVCRLLDEDDIFTPQGELLLDELQRNASLLSRQTKRRRDQQTVQAAKVVALRQTMDESAQQADAEPPVEHVVQMEYYVEVPPQFASKCDIHQYNMMLRNEPYTRLLQTFFPGAVPDNLIDIFEKIDLSYKLPGEVINVLIHYLMALMVSGSEQRINRNFVEAIASNMLLKQVNTYEKAVQYIRDQSKVKGKQAAGAAGTRTRTYGKGTKPKPEIPIVQDAVADSDAISEEEFEEMMRFAQQMQASKQQGTS, translated from the coding sequence ATGCGCATGAACAATTTGCTGCATTTTACCGAACATCACCGCTATTGCGTATACAGGGAGTTTGGGCTTAGCGCCCTGGACGACCGTATGCTGACAGGGGCTTACCAGCCTATGGTAGGTGCATTTGCGATTGGTCTTTATCGGCTGCTATTCCAGCATCTCCCCGGAGAACAGGTCGGATATTCACCACTGGAGCAGCAGCGCAGGCTGTTTATGACGTTGGGGCTTGAGCCTAGCGAAAAAGGGCGTAAATATTTGGCGGAGCAAGCGTCCAAACTGGAAGCAGTAGGGCTCCTTCAGACTTCGCGTTTGTATATTCCGGAAAACGACGATTACATCTACGAATACGAGCTGCAGGCACCGCTGTCTCCGGCTGAATTTTTCAGGACCCAGCATCTGACGCTGCTGCTTCGCGACAAAATCGGCAAATTCGCCGTTCTGTCCCTTCGTGCCGGTTTTTCTGCCCTGGAGAGCGGCGAGGCGCCATATCCGGCAGCGGCGAACAAGGAAAACATTTCGGTTCCGTTTTACGAGATTTTCGAGCTGAACACCCATGTGATCGATTATGAGCTGGAGCAGGCGCTGTCCGAGGTGTCGACGTCGGCTCAGCGTGGGGTCGCGAAGATTGGCATGGAAGAACCGACATTGAATTATGCCGACATCATTTTGCGTTTTCCGCGCGAGTCGGCGAATCGCCGCCATGTGGAAAAGCTTCGTTTTGACCATGAGCAGCTGGGCAGCGTCAACTACGTGGTGAACAAATTCAATCTCAGCGTGCAGGACGTATGCCGTTTGCTGGACGAAGACGATATCTTTACGCCGCAGGGCGAACTGCTGCTGGACGAGCTGCAGCGCAATGCAAGTCTGTTGTCGCGGCAAACGAAACGGCGCCGGGACCAACAGACCGTGCAGGCGGCGAAAGTGGTTGCGCTAAGGCAGACTATGGATGAATCGGCGCAGCAGGCGGATGCGGAACCGCCCGTGGAGCATGTGGTGCAGATGGAGTATTACGTCGAGGTGCCTCCGCAGTTTGCGAGCAAATGCGACATTCATCAGTACAACATGATGCTGCGCAACGAGCCGTATACCCGGCTGCTGCAGACCTTTTTCCCCGGGGCTGTGCCGGACAACCTGATCGACATCTTCGAGAAAATCGATCTCAGCTACAAATTGCCGGGCGAAGTCATTAACGTGCTCATTCATTATTTGATGGCATTGATGGTTTCCGGCAGCGAGCAGCGGATCAACCGCAATTTCGTCGAAGCGATCGCGTCCAACATGCTGCTCAAACAAGTCAACACGTACGAGAAGGCCGTTCAGTATATACGTGACCAATCCAAGGTCAAAGGCAAGCAGGCTGCTGGTGCAGCCGGAACACGCACGCGTACATACGGCAAGGGCACCAAACCTAAACCGGAAATTCCGATCGTACAGGATGCCGTGGCGGACAGCGACGCCATATCCGAGGAAGAGTTCGAGGAAATGATGCGGTTCGCGCAGCAGATGCAGGCCAGCAAACAGCAAGGGACATCATAG
- a CDS encoding YuiB family protein, whose product MQFIPVLVLMVLFFVMMFGIGFILNMLMKTTWFPSYLFVIVILPVVVYSLWDHASTLMSHLASFQIVDYLTGVAGLAGAVISGWAIRKLRLGGYKMF is encoded by the coding sequence ATGCAGTTTATCCCTGTGCTGGTGCTGATGGTTTTGTTTTTTGTAATGATGTTTGGTATCGGTTTCATTTTGAATATGTTAATGAAAACGACATGGTTTCCTTCCTATCTATTCGTGATCGTGATTTTGCCTGTCGTGGTTTATTCGCTATGGGATCATGCGAGCACCCTCATGTCTCATCTGGCTTCATTCCAGATCGTTGACTATCTCACGGGTGTGGCCGGCCTGGCCGGAGCCGTCATCAGCGGCTGGGCTATTCGGAAACTTAGGCTTGGCGGTTACAAAATGTTTTGA
- the hemQ gene encoding hydrogen peroxide-dependent heme synthase, with protein sequence MNEAASTLEGWYALHDFRSINWAAWKAADDEERAVALDELQEFWKEWKDVEESSKGSTAVYTIVGQKADFVMMHLRETLEDLKAVENAFNKTMFAQYTTKAYSYVSVVELSNYLGKDGGDPMQNPEIVARLKPVLPQKQYICFYPMNKKRDLADNWYMLSMDERRSLMRSHGLIGRSYAGKVKQIITGSVGFDDWEWGVTLFADDALQFKKLVYEMRFDEVSARYGEFGSFYVGSLLNESSMEDMLKL encoded by the coding sequence ATGAACGAAGCAGCATCAACGCTGGAGGGCTGGTATGCCCTGCACGATTTTCGGTCGATTAACTGGGCAGCCTGGAAAGCAGCCGACGATGAGGAACGCGCCGTAGCGCTGGACGAGCTGCAGGAATTTTGGAAAGAGTGGAAGGACGTTGAGGAATCCTCCAAAGGAAGCACCGCGGTATACACCATCGTCGGCCAAAAAGCCGATTTCGTCATGATGCATCTGCGCGAGACGCTGGAAGATCTGAAAGCCGTCGAGAACGCGTTCAACAAAACGATGTTTGCCCAATATACAACCAAAGCCTACTCCTATGTAAGCGTGGTCGAGCTCAGCAATTACCTGGGCAAAGACGGTGGAGACCCGATGCAAAATCCGGAAATCGTCGCTCGCCTCAAACCGGTATTGCCTCAAAAACAATACATTTGCTTCTATCCAATGAACAAAAAACGGGACCTGGCCGACAACTGGTACATGCTGTCCATGGACGAGCGCCGTTCATTGATGCGCAGCCACGGCCTGATCGGCCGCAGTTATGCCGGCAAAGTAAAACAGATCATCACGGGTTCCGTCGGTTTCGACGACTGGGAATGGGGCGTTACGCTCTTCGCGGACGATGCGCTCCAATTCAAGAAGCTCGTGTACGAAATGCGTTTCGATGAAGTCAGCGCCCGCTACGGCGAGTTTGGTTCCTTTTATGTGGGAAGCTTGCTGAACGAAAGCTCGATGGAAGACATGCTGAAGCTGTAG
- a CDS encoding NAD(P)/FAD-dependent oxidoreductase, whose protein sequence is MSSIPKIVILGAGYGGVLTAQRLQKELNYNEADVTLVNRHDYHYITTHLHMPAAGTDTIENSRVSISKLIDEFKIDLVKSSVKEIRLQDRKVILEDGTLSYDYLIIALGGEPETFGIPGMQEHAMTIRSINSVRLIREHIEYQFALYKSDNKASRIQFVVGGAGFSGVEFVAELADRIPKLCKEFDVNPKKVRIYNVEAAPSALPGFDPELVEHAMGVLKKKGVTFKIGVPIKQCLPDGVIVGEGEKIEAATVVWTGGIRGNGLLEQAGLEVMRGRVKVDEFLRAPGHEHVYVIGDNSIVFNPEGRPYPPTAQIAMQQGVNCAKNIVADIRGKAPQSFAFASKGTVASLGKGEAIAVVNGKKYKGWKAAQLKKLVDLRYLFIIGGIPLVLKKGRFFG, encoded by the coding sequence ATGAGCAGCATTCCCAAGATCGTCATCCTCGGGGCAGGGTATGGCGGAGTATTGACGGCCCAGAGGCTGCAGAAAGAACTGAACTATAATGAAGCCGACGTCACTTTGGTGAATCGGCATGATTATCATTATATTACGACTCACCTACATATGCCGGCAGCAGGCACGGATACGATCGAAAATTCGCGGGTGTCGATTTCGAAGCTGATTGACGAGTTCAAAATCGACTTGGTCAAATCTTCCGTCAAGGAAATCAGACTTCAAGATCGCAAGGTCATTCTGGAAGACGGCACACTTTCCTATGATTATTTGATTATCGCGCTTGGCGGGGAACCCGAGACGTTTGGCATTCCGGGCATGCAGGAACATGCGATGACCATTCGCAGCATCAATTCGGTCAGATTGATTCGGGAGCATATCGAATATCAGTTTGCATTATATAAAAGCGACAATAAAGCTAGCCGGATCCAATTTGTCGTCGGCGGGGCAGGATTCAGCGGCGTCGAATTTGTAGCAGAGCTTGCCGATCGCATTCCGAAATTATGCAAGGAGTTCGACGTGAATCCCAAAAAAGTGCGCATCTACAATGTGGAGGCTGCCCCGTCGGCGCTGCCGGGCTTTGATCCCGAACTGGTTGAACATGCCATGGGCGTGCTGAAGAAAAAAGGCGTCACTTTCAAAATCGGCGTTCCGATCAAACAATGTTTGCCGGATGGCGTCATTGTGGGCGAAGGGGAAAAAATCGAAGCTGCAACCGTGGTATGGACCGGCGGCATTCGTGGCAATGGATTGTTGGAGCAGGCCGGACTGGAAGTGATGCGGGGCCGCGTGAAGGTGGACGAATTTTTGCGTGCGCCCGGACATGAGCACGTTTATGTCATCGGCGACAATTCGATCGTATTTAACCCTGAAGGCAGACCGTATCCGCCTACGGCCCAGATCGCAATGCAGCAAGGCGTCAACTGTGCCAAAAACATCGTGGCCGACATTCGCGGCAAAGCGCCGCAGTCTTTTGCATTTGCCAGCAAAGGTACGGTAGCTTCGCTTGGAAAAGGAGAAGCCATCGCCGTGGTCAACGGCAAGAAATACAAGGGCTGGAAGGCGGCTCAGTTGAAAAAGCTGGTGGATCTTCGTTATCTGTTCATTATTGGAGGCATTCCACTCGTGCTGAAGAAAGGACGGTTTTTTGGATGA
- a CDS encoding NAD(P)/FAD-dependent oxidoreductase: MTAQTNGHEMTDLLIIGGGPAGLFAAFYGGMRQASVTLVESMPQLGGQLAALYPEKYIYDVAGFPKVTAQELVNNLIEQMSHFNPNIRLEEKVVSVEKKDERHFIVKTDANEYHAQAVIITAGVGAFEPRRLELEGADKFEKTNLHYFISDLNAFAGKKVLISGGGDSAVDWALMLEPIAEQVTLVHRRDKFRAHEHSVENLMNSKVNVVTPTEISEIHGDDRITKVTLSHVKTKETQEIEVDDVIVNFGFVSSLGPISEWGIAIENNSIVVDSRMETSIPGIFAAGDITTYPGKLKLIAVGFGEAPTAVNNAKVYFDPDAKLSPGHSSNMKR, from the coding sequence TTGACTGCACAAACGAACGGTCATGAGATGACCGATTTGCTTATTATCGGCGGTGGACCTGCGGGATTGTTCGCTGCGTTCTATGGCGGAATGCGCCAAGCGTCCGTTACGCTGGTAGAGAGCATGCCGCAATTGGGCGGACAGCTGGCCGCACTCTATCCGGAGAAATACATCTATGATGTTGCCGGATTCCCGAAAGTGACTGCACAGGAACTGGTAAATAATCTGATCGAGCAGATGAGCCACTTCAACCCGAATATTCGTCTGGAGGAAAAAGTCGTTTCGGTCGAGAAAAAGGACGAGCGCCACTTCATCGTCAAAACCGATGCAAACGAATACCATGCCCAAGCCGTCATTATTACTGCGGGCGTCGGCGCATTCGAACCTCGCCGTCTGGAACTCGAAGGCGCGGACAAGTTCGAAAAAACGAACCTTCATTATTTCATTAGCGATCTGAACGCGTTTGCCGGCAAAAAAGTGCTGATCAGCGGCGGCGGCGACTCTGCGGTAGACTGGGCGCTGATGCTTGAGCCGATTGCCGAGCAAGTGACGCTCGTTCATCGGCGGGATAAATTCCGTGCGCATGAGCATAGTGTCGAAAACCTGATGAATTCGAAAGTCAATGTCGTGACGCCGACCGAAATTTCGGAAATTCACGGTGACGACCGCATTACCAAAGTCACGCTGTCCCATGTCAAAACCAAAGAAACACAAGAGATTGAAGTCGATGACGTCATTGTCAACTTTGGATTCGTTTCCTCGCTTGGACCGATCTCCGAATGGGGAATCGCCATCGAAAACAATTCCATCGTCGTGGATTCCCGGATGGAAACGTCCATTCCTGGCATTTTCGCTGCCGGCGACATTACGACCTACCCGGGCAAGCTGAAGCTGATCGCCGTAGGTTTCGGAGAAGCGCCTACCGCCGTCAACAATGCCAAAGTATACTTTGATCCGGACGCGAAATTGTCTCCGGGACATAGCAGCAACATGAAGCGTTAA
- a CDS encoding sporulation histidine kinase inhibitor Sda, with the protein MAMLSDEMLLDSYHQAIELNLERDFIALLLAEIHKRKLDTNASAILH; encoded by the coding sequence ATGGCTATGTTATCCGATGAGATGTTATTGGATTCTTACCATCAAGCGATTGAGCTCAATCTCGAGAGAGATTTCATCGCCCTGCTCTTGGCTGAAATCCATAAGCGCAAACTGGATACCAATGCTTCTGCCATTCTTCACTAA